A part of Myxococcus landrumus genomic DNA contains:
- the argS gene encoding arginine--tRNA ligase — protein MSSSVYSKYRAAFAQALATALGVPAADIESQVKPAEPTHGDLSFATFPLAKAQKKAPPAIAAGLAQTLSVPGLEIKAVGPYVNARFTAMPFTAEVLDTARAAGPRYGGDSEVGKGKTVTIDYSSPNIAKPIGFHHIRTTFLGHCIANIYRALGWRVEGINYLGDWGKQFGLVAVGFQEYGDPARIEDMGHLVEVYVKANARAKAEPEFDEKARDFFRRMEAGDAEALKLWNQFRETSIRGFKVIYERMGIEFEHIEGESRYQGKMDAVIEQIAKKPGVKESQGALIVDMPYAENEPPVLLKKNDGSTLYATRDLAAAEDRYERFHFDKSLYVVAQDQALHFRQLFRTLTEMGQPWADRCIHVAFGRIHGMSTRKGQVVQLNDVLDEAKDRVSAKVKENMEAGRLMTEDPDKLAEQIGLGAIAFGDLKHKRASDYNFDWDEVLSFEGHTGPYLQYAHARVATVLRKGNGAPASYDASLLTLPEEQALVREIMRLPEVVREAADQYEPSLVARLLLDVAAALSRYYTLGNQERDKRILVDDDALRSARLALADAARVTLAAGLTLLGIPTPENM, from the coding sequence ATGAGCTCTTCCGTCTATTCCAAGTACCGCGCCGCCTTCGCACAAGCCCTCGCCACTGCCCTGGGCGTGCCGGCCGCCGACATCGAATCCCAGGTCAAGCCCGCAGAGCCCACGCACGGCGACCTGAGCTTCGCCACCTTCCCTCTCGCCAAGGCCCAGAAGAAGGCGCCTCCCGCCATCGCCGCCGGGCTTGCCCAGACGCTCAGCGTGCCAGGGCTCGAAATCAAGGCGGTGGGCCCCTACGTGAATGCCCGCTTCACGGCCATGCCCTTCACCGCCGAGGTGCTCGACACCGCGCGCGCCGCGGGGCCTCGCTACGGCGGTGATTCGGAGGTGGGCAAGGGCAAGACGGTCACCATCGACTACTCGTCGCCCAACATCGCCAAGCCCATCGGCTTCCACCACATCCGCACCACGTTCCTGGGCCACTGCATCGCGAACATCTATCGCGCGCTCGGCTGGCGGGTGGAGGGCATCAACTACCTGGGCGACTGGGGCAAGCAGTTCGGCCTCGTCGCGGTGGGCTTCCAGGAGTACGGCGACCCGGCGCGCATCGAGGACATGGGCCACCTGGTGGAGGTCTACGTCAAGGCCAACGCCCGCGCGAAGGCGGAGCCCGAGTTCGATGAGAAGGCCCGCGACTTCTTCCGCCGCATGGAGGCCGGCGACGCCGAGGCCCTCAAGCTGTGGAACCAGTTCCGCGAGACGAGCATCCGCGGCTTCAAGGTCATCTACGAGCGGATGGGCATCGAGTTCGAGCACATCGAGGGAGAGAGCCGCTACCAGGGGAAGATGGACGCGGTCATCGAGCAGATCGCCAAGAAGCCCGGCGTGAAGGAGTCCCAGGGCGCGCTCATCGTCGACATGCCCTACGCGGAGAACGAGCCCCCCGTCCTCCTCAAGAAGAACGACGGCAGCACGCTCTACGCCACGCGCGACCTGGCCGCCGCCGAGGACCGCTACGAGCGCTTCCACTTCGACAAGTCGCTCTACGTCGTCGCGCAGGACCAGGCGCTGCACTTCCGCCAGCTCTTCCGCACGCTGACGGAGATGGGTCAGCCGTGGGCGGACCGCTGCATCCACGTGGCCTTCGGCCGCATCCACGGCATGAGCACGCGCAAGGGCCAGGTGGTCCAGCTCAACGACGTGCTCGACGAGGCCAAGGACCGCGTCTCCGCCAAGGTGAAGGAGAACATGGAGGCTGGCCGCCTCATGACGGAGGACCCGGACAAGCTCGCCGAGCAGATTGGCCTGGGCGCCATCGCCTTCGGCGACCTCAAGCACAAGCGCGCCAGCGACTACAACTTCGACTGGGACGAGGTGCTCAGCTTCGAGGGCCACACCGGCCCCTATCTCCAGTACGCCCACGCACGCGTGGCGACCGTGCTGCGCAAGGGCAACGGCGCGCCCGCGAGCTACGACGCGAGCCTGCTGACGCTCCCCGAGGAGCAGGCCCTGGTCCGCGAAATCATGCGCCTGCCGGAGGTGGTCCGCGAAGCGGCCGACCAGTACGAGCCCAGCCTCGTGGCCCGATTGCTGCTCGACGTAGCCGCCGCGCTCAGCCGCTACTACACGCTTGGAAACCAGGAGCGCGACAAGCGAATCCTCGTCGATGATGACGCGCTGCGTTCTGCACGACTCGCCCTTGCGGACGCGGCCCGGGTTACTCTCGCGGCGGGGCTGACGCTGTTGGGCATTCCGACGCCCGAGAACATGTAG
- a CDS encoding hybrid sensor histidine kinase/response regulator, with the protein MRSKKKGALAEVVPLRPTTSKKSTRRAVKPAPPADADTVARALLEMARNLTDNAGPTEALRAHLQTLHALLKPKVCYVARYFPSREQLHVEHVRGRYDSRVIAAVPGEGVVGRAFSEKKLLRDSETLAVPLESPHGVTGVLVVLGARRTVSDPVLQSLAAQLSAAYEVARLRDDSARRNKDLQTAIAGLKSLEQNREELLGNVSHDLKNPLTTIKSYLAMMGREKLGSLTDSQRRAVQICDRNSDRMLRMVNDLLLMSRLQSGKMQLNQRPFGLKAVAEEVVRALGVVAEHCKVRVTIPPCPEVFVRGDRERIAEAVHNLVENGIHHSEPDDTVEVSISTEDGLATLTVKDSGPGMSAEALEHVFDAFYRAQPGVPRPPGAGLGIPLVGKIVALHGGRVEANSVLGEGSTFQMVLPMFAGAVSSPDLNQAAPKAGGILLVEDDADCREVLQQVLEQEGYRVMATSGASEARSILSHIRPAMVLLDLRLSEEDGQSVLRFIRGSESLADIVVYIISGASEVASLTSGQGLERIDGFFEKPLQLPKLLDTVAAVVRPSRRAPAVP; encoded by the coding sequence GTGCGCTCGAAGAAGAAAGGGGCCCTGGCAGAGGTCGTGCCGCTGCGCCCCACCACCTCGAAGAAGTCCACCCGTCGAGCGGTGAAGCCCGCCCCACCGGCGGATGCCGACACCGTTGCGCGCGCCCTCCTGGAGATGGCGCGCAACCTCACCGACAACGCGGGGCCCACCGAAGCCCTTCGCGCCCACCTGCAGACCCTCCACGCGCTGCTCAAGCCGAAGGTCTGCTACGTGGCCCGCTACTTCCCGTCCCGGGAACAGCTCCACGTCGAGCATGTCCGGGGCCGCTACGACAGCCGCGTCATCGCCGCCGTCCCGGGCGAAGGGGTGGTCGGCCGGGCCTTCTCCGAGAAGAAGCTGCTGCGCGACTCGGAGACCCTCGCGGTGCCGCTGGAGAGCCCTCACGGCGTCACGGGTGTCCTCGTGGTGCTCGGCGCGCGCCGCACCGTCTCCGACCCGGTGCTCCAGTCGCTGGCCGCGCAGCTCTCCGCCGCCTACGAGGTCGCCCGGCTCCGCGATGACAGCGCCCGCCGCAACAAGGACCTCCAGACGGCCATCGCCGGCCTCAAGAGCCTGGAGCAGAACCGCGAGGAGCTGCTCGGCAACGTCTCGCATGACCTGAAGAACCCGCTCACCACCATCAAGTCGTACCTGGCGATGATGGGTCGCGAGAAGCTGGGCTCCCTCACGGACTCCCAACGCCGCGCGGTGCAGATCTGCGACCGGAACTCCGACCGCATGCTGCGCATGGTGAATGACCTGCTGCTCATGTCCCGGTTGCAGTCCGGGAAGATGCAGCTCAACCAGCGCCCCTTCGGCCTCAAGGCCGTGGCCGAGGAAGTGGTCCGCGCGCTGGGCGTCGTCGCCGAGCACTGCAAGGTGCGGGTGACGATTCCCCCCTGCCCCGAGGTCTTCGTCCGCGGAGACCGCGAGCGCATCGCCGAGGCCGTCCACAACCTCGTCGAGAACGGCATCCACCACAGCGAGCCCGATGACACCGTGGAGGTCAGCATCTCCACCGAGGACGGGCTCGCCACGCTCACGGTGAAGGACAGCGGCCCGGGCATGTCCGCCGAGGCGCTCGAGCACGTGTTCGACGCCTTCTACCGGGCACAACCGGGGGTGCCTCGGCCTCCGGGCGCGGGGCTGGGGATTCCGCTCGTCGGGAAGATTGTCGCCCTGCACGGGGGACGGGTGGAGGCCAACAGCGTGCTCGGCGAGGGGAGCACGTTCCAGATGGTGCTGCCCATGTTCGCCGGGGCGGTGAGCTCGCCGGACCTGAACCAGGCGGCCCCCAAGGCAGGCGGCATCCTCCTGGTGGAGGACGACGCGGACTGCCGCGAGGTGCTGCAACAGGTGCTCGAGCAGGAGGGCTATCGGGTGATGGCCACCTCGGGTGCCTCCGAGGCCCGCTCCATCCTGTCTCACATCCGGCCGGCCATGGTGCTGCTGGACCTGAGGCTGAGCGAGGAGGACGGCCAGTCGGTGCTCCGCTTCATCCGTGGCTCCGAGTCGCTGGCGGACATCGTCGTGTACATCATCTCGGGTGCCAGCGAGGTGGCCTCGCTCACGTCCGGACAGGGGCTGGAGCGCATCGACGGCTTCTTCGAGAAGCCACTCCAGTTGCCCAAGCTCCTGGACACGGTGGCGGCGGTGGTGCGGCCCAGCCGACGAGCCCCAGCCGTCCCCTAG
- a CDS encoding HEAT repeat domain-containing protein: MGLLDIFTGGSGPEKALKLKPKVTQKYGDPATRQKAIQQLGEMKYPEAVSVLLARFTITVDPLTTDADEKEHTFELVKSFGKDAVPPIVEFLSKTEPATSWALRLLGELVSEDEVTGACVNALQHLSAHYTKNPEKKVVLLHHVTGREDARVAPAVLPFLEDMSDDVKIAALKALASLKYEPAREPMLKLLTAEETGRRVQTSALSALADSGFSVTDKRAQVEPLLVEPFVLDKDGRIQRRA, translated from the coding sequence ATGGGCCTCTTAGACATCTTCACGGGCGGCTCGGGGCCCGAGAAAGCCCTCAAGCTCAAGCCCAAGGTCACCCAGAAGTACGGAGACCCGGCGACCCGCCAGAAGGCCATCCAGCAGCTCGGGGAGATGAAGTATCCCGAGGCCGTCTCCGTGCTGCTCGCCCGCTTCACCATCACCGTGGACCCGCTCACCACGGACGCGGACGAGAAGGAGCACACCTTCGAGCTGGTGAAGTCCTTCGGCAAGGACGCCGTTCCCCCCATCGTCGAGTTCCTCAGCAAGACGGAACCGGCGACCTCCTGGGCGCTGCGCCTTCTGGGCGAGCTGGTCAGCGAGGACGAGGTCACCGGGGCCTGCGTCAACGCCCTCCAGCACCTGTCCGCGCACTACACGAAGAACCCCGAGAAGAAGGTCGTCCTCCTCCACCACGTCACCGGTCGTGAGGATGCACGCGTTGCCCCCGCGGTCCTCCCCTTCCTCGAGGACATGTCGGACGACGTGAAGATCGCCGCGCTGAAGGCGCTCGCCTCGCTCAAGTACGAGCCAGCGCGCGAGCCCATGCTCAAGCTCCTAACGGCCGAGGAGACGGGGCGCCGCGTGCAGACGTCCGCGCTTTCCGCCCTGGCTGACTCGGGCTTCAGCGTGACGGACAAGCGAGCCCAGGTGGAGCCGCTGCTCGTGGAGCCGTTCGTCCTGGACAAGGACGGCCGCATCCAGCGCCGCGCCTGA
- a CDS encoding DnaJ C-terminal domain-containing protein — translation MADDYYQILGVDRTASEDVIKKAYRKLARKYHPDVNPGNKAAEEKFKQIGSAHDVLSDPKKRKLYDEFGEDAEKIGFDEKKAEAYRQYRAAASRGGAGGIPYGGEDFDLGDLFNDLFGRRGGASAGGGGAGFDVGDVFGRGRRRPAAGPERGNDLSTQVRITLAEAVTGTERTLSVTRPSRTGSGPDEATRLTVKIPAGVQTGSKVRLAGQGAPGLRGGPPGDLYIETEVVEHPLVRREGDDLHVDLPVTVSEAMLGAEVRVPTFQGEVTVKVPAGSQSGRQMRLKGRGVPSLKGGAPGDLYLHLQVKVPDTDTPEARAAAETLSRAYSDDVRRELTL, via the coding sequence ATGGCGGACGACTACTACCAGATCCTCGGCGTGGACCGGACAGCCTCCGAAGACGTCATCAAGAAGGCGTATCGGAAGCTCGCGCGCAAGTACCACCCCGACGTCAACCCAGGAAATAAGGCCGCCGAAGAGAAGTTCAAGCAGATCGGTTCCGCCCACGACGTGCTGTCGGACCCGAAGAAGCGGAAGCTCTACGACGAGTTCGGCGAGGACGCGGAGAAGATCGGCTTCGACGAGAAGAAGGCCGAAGCCTACCGCCAATACCGGGCCGCGGCCTCCCGAGGCGGCGCCGGCGGCATCCCCTACGGAGGCGAGGACTTCGACCTGGGGGACCTCTTCAACGACCTGTTCGGGCGCCGGGGAGGCGCGAGCGCCGGAGGCGGCGGGGCGGGCTTCGACGTGGGGGACGTCTTTGGCCGAGGCCGACGCCGTCCAGCCGCGGGCCCCGAGCGGGGCAATGACCTCTCCACCCAGGTCCGCATCACCCTGGCGGAGGCCGTCACCGGCACCGAGCGCACCCTCTCCGTCACCCGCCCGAGCCGCACGGGCTCCGGACCGGATGAGGCGACCCGGCTGACCGTGAAGATTCCCGCCGGTGTCCAGACGGGCTCGAAGGTGCGGCTGGCCGGGCAAGGCGCTCCGGGCCTCCGAGGGGGCCCTCCCGGGGACCTCTACATCGAGACGGAAGTCGTGGAGCACCCCCTGGTGCGCCGCGAGGGAGACGACCTGCATGTGGACCTCCCCGTGACAGTCTCGGAGGCGATGCTGGGCGCGGAGGTCCGCGTTCCCACCTTCCAGGGCGAAGTCACCGTCAAGGTTCCAGCAGGCTCCCAGTCCGGGCGCCAGATGCGTCTCAAAGGGCGTGGAGTCCCGTCCCTCAAGGGCGGGGCGCCCGGAGACCTGTATCTGCACCTCCAGGTCAAGGTGCCAGATACCGACACCCCCGAGGCACGGGCCGCCGCCGAAACACTGTCCCGGGCCTACAGCGACGATGTGCGTCGCGAGCTGACCCTCTGA
- the rimI gene encoding ribosomal protein S18-alanine N-acetyltransferase has product MRRLQEDSEPRLSHGFSIRRMTLDDLTAVMALEQAAFKNPWSAELLKRELEHEWSTILLVEEPRESVPPLLLGLAIFWIVHDEVHVLNVATAPQHRRRGVARAVMEEVLERGKGRRCCLATLEVRKSNEPAIQLYRSFGFRPVGIRPNYYADEREDAVVMVLDF; this is encoded by the coding sequence ATGAGGCGGCTTCAGGAGGACTCGGAGCCCCGTCTGTCGCATGGCTTCTCCATCCGGCGGATGACCCTGGACGACCTGACGGCGGTGATGGCGTTGGAGCAGGCGGCCTTCAAGAACCCCTGGTCCGCGGAGCTGCTCAAGCGAGAGCTGGAGCACGAATGGTCCACCATCCTCCTGGTGGAGGAGCCTCGGGAGAGCGTGCCGCCCTTGCTCCTGGGGTTGGCCATCTTCTGGATCGTCCACGACGAGGTCCACGTGCTCAACGTGGCCACCGCGCCTCAGCACCGGCGCCGGGGCGTGGCCCGAGCCGTGATGGAGGAGGTTCTGGAGCGAGGGAAGGGACGGCGGTGTTGCCTTGCCACCTTGGAGGTGCGCAAGAGCAACGAGCCGGCGATCCAGCTCTACCGCTCGTTCGGCTTCCGCCCCGTGGGCATCCGTCCGAACTACTACGCGGACGAGCGTGAGGACGCGGTGGTGATGGTCCTCGACTTCTGA
- the rpsL gene encoding 30S ribosomal protein S12 → MPTISQLVRKGREKLNIKGKSPALKECPQKRGVCTRVYTTTPKKPNSALRKVARVRLTNGIEVTSYIPGVGHNLQEHSVVMIRGGRVKDLPGVRYHIVRGTLDSVGVAGRKQSRSKYGAKRPS, encoded by the coding sequence GTGCCGACCATTAGCCAGCTGGTCCGCAAGGGCCGCGAGAAGCTGAACATCAAGGGCAAGAGCCCCGCGCTCAAGGAGTGCCCCCAGAAGCGCGGAGTTTGCACCCGCGTGTACACCACGACTCCGAAGAAGCCGAACTCGGCCCTCCGCAAGGTGGCCCGCGTGCGTCTGACCAACGGAATCGAAGTGACGTCCTACATCCCCGGCGTGGGCCACAACCTCCAGGAGCACTCGGTGGTGATGATCCGCGGCGGTCGTGTGAAGGACCTCCCGGGTGTGCGCTACCACATCGTTCGTGGAACGCTCGACTCCGTGGGCGTGGCGGGCCGCAAGCAGAGCCGCTCCAAGTACGGCGCGAAGCGCCCGAGCTGA
- the rpsG gene encoding 30S ribosomal protein S7 translates to MPRRRVVAKRKILPDPKFQDRLVTKFVNDLMRKGKKSIAEGVCYGAFALIEERAKEDPLKTFKKALDNVKPVLEVKSRRVGGATYQVPVEVRQDRRVALGMRWIIQYSKARGEKTMQEKLAGEIMDAANNRGNAVKKREDTHKMAEANKAFAHYRW, encoded by the coding sequence ATGCCTCGTCGTCGCGTAGTCGCCAAGCGCAAGATTCTTCCGGATCCGAAGTTCCAGGACCGGCTCGTCACCAAGTTCGTCAACGACCTGATGCGGAAGGGCAAGAAGTCCATCGCGGAAGGCGTTTGCTACGGAGCCTTCGCCCTCATCGAGGAGCGCGCGAAGGAGGACCCCCTCAAGACGTTCAAGAAGGCCCTCGACAACGTCAAGCCGGTGCTGGAGGTGAAGAGCCGCCGCGTCGGTGGCGCCACCTACCAGGTGCCCGTCGAGGTCCGTCAGGACCGTCGCGTCGCGCTCGGGATGCGCTGGATCATCCAGTACTCCAAGGCGCGTGGCGAGAAGACCATGCAGGAGAAGTTGGCCGGCGAGATCATGGACGCCGCCAACAACCGCGGTAACGCGGTGAAGAAGCGTGAAGACACGCACAAGATGGCGGAGGCCAACAAGGCTTTCGCGCACTACCGCTGGTAG
- the fusA gene encoding elongation factor G: MAREHPLERYRNIGIMAHIDAGKTTTTERILFYTGAIHRMGEVHEGTTTTDWMPQERERGITITSAAITAFWSRGDQRYRVNIIDTPGHVDFTIEVERSLRVLDGAITVFDAVNGVEPQSETVWRQADRYKVPRICFINKMDRVGADFEMSVGTIREKLGARAVRMQLPLGAEDKHRGVIDLVTMKALVFVDSEQGSRYDVVAIPEDYVEQAELARAELLEAAAEQDDALTEKFLEGKELTEQEIRSAIRKGCVGLKLFPVFCGSAFRHKGVQPLLDAVVDYLPSPLDIPPIHGKTPKGEDAVRETRDDAPFSALAFKIMNDPAFQSQTLTFLRVYSGKLEAGTAVWNSVKGKRERVSRLVQMRADKKEELTECYAGDICAVVGLKLATTGDTLCDDKQPIILERMEFPEPVIDIAIEPKSTADQEKIIQSLQRLAAEDPSFRVKTNDETGQTIIAGMGELHLEIIVDRLLREFKVDANIGKPQVAYRETITSQMEAEGKYIRQTGGRGQYGHIWLRVMPNEPGKGFAFENKIVGGVVTKEFVDAVREGVVEALQNGPVAGYPMVDVKVEAYDGSIHDVDSSEMAFKIAGSLAFKDAVRAASPVLLEPIMSCEIVTPEDFMGDVIGDLNGRRGKVLGMTPRPGRTQAIQAQVPLAAMFGYSTDLRSRSQGRATYTMQFSHYAPAPKTALNRY; encoded by the coding sequence ATGGCTCGCGAGCATCCCCTGGAGCGCTACCGCAACATCGGCATCATGGCGCACATCGATGCCGGCAAGACGACCACCACCGAGCGGATCCTCTTCTACACCGGCGCCATCCATCGGATGGGCGAGGTGCATGAGGGGACCACCACCACGGACTGGATGCCGCAGGAGCGCGAGCGCGGCATCACGATTACGTCGGCCGCCATCACCGCGTTCTGGAGTCGTGGCGACCAGCGCTATCGCGTCAACATCATCGACACCCCGGGACACGTGGACTTCACCATCGAGGTGGAGCGGTCGCTGCGCGTGCTGGACGGGGCCATCACCGTGTTCGACGCGGTGAACGGCGTGGAGCCGCAGTCGGAGACGGTCTGGCGCCAGGCCGACCGGTACAAGGTCCCCCGCATCTGCTTCATCAACAAGATGGACCGGGTGGGCGCCGACTTCGAGATGTCCGTGGGAACCATCCGCGAGAAGTTGGGTGCCCGGGCCGTGCGCATGCAGCTTCCGCTGGGCGCGGAGGACAAGCACCGCGGTGTCATCGACCTCGTGACGATGAAGGCCCTGGTGTTCGTCGACTCGGAGCAGGGCAGCCGGTACGACGTGGTGGCCATCCCGGAGGACTACGTCGAGCAGGCCGAGCTCGCGCGCGCGGAGCTGCTCGAGGCCGCGGCGGAGCAGGACGATGCGCTGACGGAGAAGTTCCTCGAGGGCAAGGAGCTGACGGAGCAGGAGATTCGCTCCGCCATCCGCAAGGGCTGCGTGGGCCTGAAGCTGTTCCCGGTGTTCTGCGGCTCGGCGTTCCGCCACAAGGGTGTGCAGCCCCTGCTGGACGCGGTGGTCGACTACCTGCCCAGCCCGCTGGACATCCCGCCCATTCACGGCAAGACGCCCAAGGGCGAGGACGCGGTGCGCGAGACTCGCGACGACGCGCCCTTCAGCGCGCTGGCGTTCAAGATCATGAACGACCCGGCGTTCCAGTCGCAGACGCTCACGTTCCTTCGCGTGTACTCGGGGAAGCTGGAGGCGGGCACGGCGGTCTGGAACTCGGTGAAGGGCAAGCGTGAGCGTGTCAGCCGCCTGGTGCAGATGCGCGCGGACAAGAAGGAAGAGCTCACGGAGTGCTACGCGGGTGACATCTGCGCGGTGGTGGGGCTGAAGCTCGCCACCACGGGCGACACGCTCTGCGACGACAAGCAGCCCATCATCCTTGAGCGGATGGAGTTCCCCGAGCCGGTCATCGACATCGCCATCGAGCCGAAGTCGACGGCGGACCAGGAGAAGATCATCCAGTCGCTGCAGCGGCTCGCGGCGGAGGACCCCTCGTTCCGCGTGAAGACGAACGATGAGACAGGGCAGACCATCATCGCCGGCATGGGTGAGCTGCACCTGGAAATCATCGTCGACCGCCTCCTGAGGGAGTTCAAGGTCGACGCGAACATCGGCAAGCCGCAGGTGGCGTACCGGGAGACCATCACCAGCCAGATGGAGGCGGAGGGGAAGTACATCCGCCAGACGGGTGGCCGGGGCCAGTACGGCCACATCTGGCTGCGGGTGATGCCCAACGAGCCCGGCAAGGGCTTCGCGTTCGAGAACAAGATCGTGGGCGGCGTGGTGACGAAGGAGTTCGTCGACGCCGTGCGCGAAGGCGTCGTGGAGGCCCTGCAGAACGGCCCCGTGGCGGGCTACCCCATGGTGGACGTGAAGGTGGAGGCCTACGACGGCTCCATCCACGACGTCGACTCCAGCGAGATGGCGTTCAAGATCGCCGGCTCCCTGGCGTTCAAGGACGCGGTGCGCGCGGCCTCGCCCGTGCTGCTCGAGCCCATCATGAGCTGCGAAATCGTCACCCCGGAGGACTTCATGGGCGACGTGATTGGCGACCTGAACGGGCGCAGGGGCAAGGTCCTGGGCATGACGCCTCGGCCGGGCCGCACCCAGGCCATCCAGGCGCAGGTCCCCTTGGCCGCCATGTTCGGGTACTCAACGGACCTGCGCAGCCGCAGCCAGGGAAGGGCGACGTACACGATGCAGTTCAGTCACTACGCGCCCGCGCCGAAGACCGCGCTGAATCGGTACTGA
- the tuf gene encoding elongation factor Tu — protein sequence MAKEKFERNKPHVNIGTIGHVDHGKTSLTAAITKVLAKTGGATFLAYDQIDKAPEERERGITISTAHVEYQTANRHYAHVDCPGHADYVKNMITGAAQMDGAILVVSAADGPMPQTREHILLARQVGVPYIVVFLNKVDLLDDPELRELVEMEVRDLLKKYEFPGDTIPIIPGSAMKALEGDTSEIGEQAILKLMAAVDSYIPTPQRATDKPFLMPVEDVFSIAGRGTVATGRVERGKVKVGEEVEVVGLRPTQKTVVTGVEMFRKLLDEGMAGDNIGALVRGLKREDMERGQVIAKPGSITPHTKFKAQIYVLSKEEGGRHTPFFKGYRPQFYFRTTDVTGTVKLPENVEMVMPGDNIAIEVELITPVAMEKELRFAVREGGRTVGAGVVAEVIE from the coding sequence ATGGCCAAGGAGAAGTTCGAGCGTAACAAGCCCCACGTGAACATCGGCACGATCGGACACGTGGACCACGGCAAGACGTCGCTGACGGCGGCCATCACGAAGGTGCTGGCGAAGACGGGCGGCGCCACGTTCCTGGCGTACGATCAGATCGACAAGGCGCCGGAAGAGCGCGAGCGCGGCATCACGATCTCGACGGCGCACGTGGAGTACCAGACGGCGAACCGTCACTACGCGCACGTCGACTGTCCGGGCCACGCCGACTACGTGAAGAACATGATCACGGGCGCGGCGCAGATGGACGGCGCGATTCTGGTGGTGTCGGCGGCGGACGGCCCGATGCCGCAGACGCGTGAGCACATCCTGCTGGCGCGCCAGGTCGGTGTTCCGTACATCGTGGTCTTCCTGAACAAGGTCGACCTGCTGGACGACCCCGAGCTGCGCGAGCTCGTGGAGATGGAAGTCCGGGACCTGCTGAAGAAGTACGAGTTCCCGGGCGACACCATCCCCATCATCCCCGGCTCCGCCATGAAGGCGCTCGAGGGTGACACGAGCGAGATCGGCGAGCAGGCCATCCTGAAGCTGATGGCGGCGGTGGACAGCTACATCCCGACCCCGCAGCGCGCGACGGACAAGCCCTTCCTGATGCCGGTGGAAGACGTGTTCTCCATCGCCGGCCGTGGAACGGTGGCGACGGGTCGCGTGGAGCGCGGCAAGGTGAAGGTCGGCGAGGAAGTTGAAGTCGTCGGTCTGCGTCCGACGCAGAAGACGGTCGTGACGGGCGTGGAGATGTTCCGCAAGCTGCTCGACGAGGGCATGGCGGGCGACAACATCGGCGCGCTGGTCCGCGGCCTGAAGCGCGAGGACATGGAGCGCGGCCAGGTGATTGCGAAGCCGGGCAGCATCACGCCGCACACCAAGTTCAAGGCGCAGATCTACGTGCTGTCGAAGGAGGAGGGTGGTCGTCACACCCCGTTCTTCAAGGGTTACCGCCCGCAGTTCTACTTCCGCACGACGGACGTGACGGGAACGGTGAAGCTGCCGGAGAACGTGGAGATGGTGATGCCGGGCGACAACATCGCCATCGAGGTGGAGCTCATCACCCCTGTGGCGATGGAGAAGGAGCTGCGCTTCGCCGTCCGCGAGGGTGGCCGTACCGTGGGCGCCGGCGTCGTGGCCGAAGTCATCGAGTAG
- the rpsJ gene encoding 30S ribosomal protein S10, with amino-acid sequence MATQKIRIRLKAYDSKLLDQSAGEIVETAKRTGAKVAGPIPLPTRINKFTVLRSPHVDKKSREQFEIRTHKRLLDILEPTQQTLDALMKLDLSAGVDVEIKS; translated from the coding sequence ATGGCGACACAGAAGATCCGCATCCGGCTGAAGGCATACGACTCGAAGCTCCTGGACCAGAGCGCGGGGGAGATCGTCGAGACGGCTAAGCGCACGGGCGCGAAGGTGGCCGGTCCGATCCCCCTTCCGACGCGCATCAACAAGTTCACGGTGCTGCGGTCGCCGCACGTGGACAAGAAGAGCCGCGAGCAGTTTGAGATCCGCACGCACAAGCGCCTGCTCGACATTCTCGAGCCTACGCAGCAGACGCTGGATGCGTTGATGAAGCTGGATCTGTCGGCTGGCGTTGACGTCGAGATCAAGTCCTAG
- the rplD gene encoding 50S ribosomal protein L4 gives MAKFDVVDLDLKKVSEIELSDDIFGAEPNTHLFYEVAKMQQINRRRGTVGVKNTSLVSGGGKKPWKQKGTGRARQGSIRASHWVGGGKAMAPKSRDYFYRPPRKVRRGALKSALSLRAKEKTLIILSGFSLDAPKSKQAFEVLTKRLKLQNALVVDDKGNTNLHRSVRNLAKFDVLPPEGVNLEAVLKHSHLVLTSAAAKSLEGALS, from the coding sequence ATGGCGAAGTTTGACGTTGTCGACCTGGATTTGAAGAAGGTGTCGGAGATCGAGCTCTCCGACGATATCTTCGGCGCCGAGCCGAACACGCACCTCTTTTACGAGGTCGCGAAGATGCAGCAGATCAACCGGCGTCGCGGCACGGTGGGTGTGAAGAACACCTCGCTGGTCAGCGGCGGCGGCAAGAAGCCCTGGAAGCAGAAGGGCACCGGTCGCGCCCGCCAGGGTTCCATCCGCGCTTCCCACTGGGTGGGCGGCGGCAAGGCGATGGCTCCCAAGTCTCGCGACTACTTCTACCGCCCGCCCCGCAAGGTGCGTCGCGGCGCGCTGAAGTCCGCGCTGTCCCTGCGCGCCAAGGAGAAGACGCTCATCATCCTGAGCGGGTTCTCCCTGGACGCCCCCAAGAGCAAGCAGGCCTTCGAGGTGCTGACCAAGCGCCTGAAGCTGCAGAACGCTCTGGTGGTGGACGACAAGGGCAACACCAACCTGCACCGCAGCGTGCGGAACCTGGCGAAGTTCGACGTGCTGCCTCCCGAGGGTGTCAACCTCGAGGCCGTGCTGAAGCACTCGCACCTCGTCCTGACCTCCGCGGCCGCGAAGTCCCTCGAGGGGGCGCTCTCATGA